A window of the Vanessa cardui chromosome 12, ilVanCard2.1, whole genome shotgun sequence genome harbors these coding sequences:
- the LOC124534386 gene encoding myosin heavy chain, muscle isoform X11 → MPKPQVQEGEDPDPTPYLFVSLEQKRIDQSKPYDGKKACWVPDEKEGFVQGEIKATKGDLVTVNLPGGETKDFKKDLVAQVNPPKYEKCEDMSNLTYLNDASVLYNLKQRYYHKLIYTYSGLFCVAINPYKRFPVYTFRCAKLYRGKRRSEVPPHIFAISDGAYVNMLTNHENQSMLITGESGAGKTENTKKVIAYFATVGAAQKKDPTQDKKGSLEDQVVQTNPVLEAFGNAKTVRNDNSSRFGKFIRIHFGPSGKLAGADIETYLLEKARVISQQALERSYHIFYQMMSGSVSGLKEMCLLSNDIYDYYIVSQGKTTIPNVDDGEECVLTDQAFDILGFTQEEKDNVYKITAAVMHMGCMKFKQRGREEQAEADGTEDGEKVAKLLGVDCQDLYKNLLKPRIKVGNEFVTQGRNKDQVTNSVGALCKGMFDRLFKWLVKKCNETLDTKQKRQHFIGVLDIAGFEIFDFNGFEQLCINFTNEKLQQFFNHHMFVLEQEEYQREGIEWTFIDFGMDLQHCIDLIEKPMGILSILEEESMFPKATDQTFVEKLNNNHLGKSAPYLKPKPPKPGCQAAHFAIGHYAGNVGYNITGWLEKNKDPLNDTVVDQFKKGANKLLVEIFADHPGQSGDAGAGGGGGKGGRGKKGGGFATVSSAYREQLNNLMTTLRSTQPHFVRCIIPNELKQAGLIDSHLVMHQLTCNGVLEGIRICRKGFPNRMVYPDFKLRYKILAPQAAEKETDPKKIAQVILEATGLDVESYRLGHTKVFFRAGVLGQMEELRDDRLSKIVSWLQAYIRGYLSRKDFKKLQEQRLALQVVQRNLRKYLQLRTWPWWKLWQRVKPLLNVTRVEDEMAKLEEKAQKAQEAFEKEEKLRKEVEALNSKLLEEKQALLASLEGEKGSLSETQERANKLAAQKADLEGQLRDTQDRLTQEEDARNQLFQAKKKLEQEISGLKKDVEDLELSIQKSEQDKATKDHQIRNLNDEIAHQDELINKLNKEKKLQGESNQKTSEELQAAEDKVNHLNKVKQKLEQTLDELEDSLEREKKLRGDVEKQRRKVEGDLKLTQEAVSDLERNKKELEQTIQRKDKEISSLTAKLEDEQSLVSKVQKQIKELQARIEELEEEVESERQARAKAEKQRADLARELEELGERLEEAGGATSAQIELNKKREAELSKLRRDLEEANIQHESTLANLRKKHNDAVAEMGEQLDQLNKLKAKAEKERSQYFSEVNDLRAGLDHLSNEKAAQEKIVKQLQHQLNEVQGKADESNRTLNDLDAAKKKLSIENSDLLRQLEEAESQVSQLSKIKVSLTTQLEDTKRLADEEARERATLLGKFRNLEHDLDNIREQVEEEAEGKADLQRQLSKANAEAQLWRSKYESEGVARSEELEEAKRKLQARLAEAEETIESLNQKVVALEKTKQRLSTEVEDLQLEVDRATAIANAAEKKQKAFDKIIGEWKLKVDDLAAELDASQKECRNYSTELFRLKGAYEEGQEQLEAVRRENKNLADEVKDLLDQIGEGGRNIHEIEKARKRLEAEKDELQAALEEAEAALEQEENKVLRAQLELSQVRQEIDRRIQEKEEEFENTRKNHQRALDSMQASLEAEAKGKAEALRMKKKLEADINELEIALDHANKANAEAQKNIKRYQAQIKDLQTALEEEQRARDDAREQLGISERRANALQNELEESRTLLEQADRARRQAEQELGDAHEQLNELSAQSASLSAAKRKLESELQTLHSDLDELLNEAKNSEEKAKKAMVDAARLADELRAEQEHAQTQEKLRKALEQQIKELQVRLDEAEANALKGGKKAIQKLEQRVRELENELDGEQRRHADAQKNLRKAERRIKELTFQAEEDRKNHERMQDLVDKLQQKIKTYKRQIEEAEEIAALNLAKFRKAQQELEEAEERADLAEQAISKFRGKGRAGSAARGVSPAPQRTRPAFDGFGTFPPRFDLAPENDF, encoded by the exons ACGTACTCGGGTCTCTTCTGTGTCGCCATCAACCCTTACAAGAGATTCCCCGTGTACACGTTCCGATGTGCCAAGCTTTACCGAGGCAAGCGTCGTTCGGAAGTGCCACCCCACATTTTCGCCATTTCCGACGGCGCCTACGTCAACATGTTGACCAACCACGAGAATCAATCTATGTTGATTAC CGGTGAGTCTGGTGCCGGAAAGACTGAGAACACGAAGAAGGTAATTGCCTACTTCGCCACCGTTGGTGCAGCGCAAAAGAAGGACCCCACCCAGGACAAGAAGGGATCCCTGGAAGACCAGGTCGTCCAAACTAACCCTGTGCTTGAAGCCTTCGGTAACGCCAAGACTGTGCGTAACGACAACTCTTCCCGTTTC GGTAAATTCATCCGTATTCACTTCGGCCCCTCTGGAAAACTGGCTGGTGCTGACATTGAGACCT ACCTGCTCGAGAAGGCTCGTGTAATTTCCCAGCAAGCCCTTGAGCGTTCCTACCACATCTTCTACCAGATGATGTCTGGTTCCGTAAGCGGTCTTAAAG AAATGTGTCTGCTGTCAAACGACATATATGATTATTACATCGTATCGCAAGGAAAAACTACAATCCCAAACGTAGATGATGGCGAGGAATGTGTTTTGACCGAT CAAGCCTTCGACATTCTTGGTTTCACCCAAGAAGAGAAGGACAATGTTTACAAGATCACCGCCGCTGTCATGCACATGGGTTGTATGAAGTTCAAGCAGAGGGGTCGTGAAGAACAGGCTGAGGCTGATGGTACTGAG GATGGTGAAAAGGTTGCCAAGCTCCTCGGTGTTGACTGCCAGGACTTGTACAAGAACTTGCTGAAGCCCCGCATCAAGGTCGGAAACGAGTTCGTGACCCAGGGTCGTAACAAGGACCAGGTCACCAACTCCGTCGGTGCCCTCTGTAAGGGAATGTTCGATCGTCTCTTCAAGTGGCTCGTCAAGAAGTGTAACGAAACCCTAGACACCAAGCAGAAGAGACAGCACTTCATCGGTGTACTGGATATTGCTGGTTTCGAAATCTTCGAC TTCAACGGTTTTGAACAACTCTGCATTAATTTCACCAACGAGAAACTTCAGCAGTTCTTTAACCACCATATGTTTGTGTTGGAACAAGAAGAATACCAACGCGAAGGCATCGAATGGACTTTCATTGACTTTGGCATGGATCTCCAACATTGCATTGACCTTATTGAAAAG CCTATGGGTATCCTCTCAATTCTTGAGGAAGAGTCTATGTTCCCGAAAGCCACTGACCAGACATTCGTTGAGAAGTTGAACAACAACCACTTGGGTAAATCTGCTCCTTACCTGAAGCCCAAACCCCCCAAGCCTGGTTGCCAAGCCGCTCACTTCGCTATTGGTCACTACGCCGGTAAT GTCGGTTACAACATCACCGGATGGCTGGAAAAGAACAAGGACCCTCTTAACGACACTGTCGTTGACCAATTCAAGAAGGGTGCCAACAAACTGTTGGTTGAAATCTTCGCTGACCATCCTGGCCAGTCTGGTGATGCTGGTGCTGGTGGTGGCGGCGGCAAGG GAGGTCGCGGTAAGAAGGGAGGTGGTTTTGCTACTGTCTCCTCTGCCTACAGG GAACAACTTAACAACTTGATGACAACGCTGAGGTCTACTCAACCTCACTTCGTGCGTTGTATCATTCCCAATGAATTGAAACAGGCTG GTCTCATCGACTCTCACCTTGTGATGCACCAGCTCACCTGTAACGGTGTGCTTGAAGGCATCCGTATTTGCCGTAAAGGTTTCCCCAACAGGATGGTCTACCCTGACTTCAAGCTCCG CTACAAGATCCTGGCCCCTCAAGCTGCGGAAAAAGAAACTGACCCTAAGAAAATCGCCCAAGTCATCTTAGAAGCCACGGGCTTGGATGTCGAGTCCTACCGTCTGGGTCATACCAAG GTATTCTTCCGCGCTGGTGTTCTGGGTCAGATGGAAGAGTTGCGTGACGACAGGCTGTCTAAGATCGTATCTTGGCTCCAGGCCTACATCCGTGGTTACCTTTCCCGTAAGGACTTCAAGAAGTTGCAGGAACAGAG ATTGGCTCTCCAAGTTGTCCAACGCAACTTGCGCAAGTACTTGCAGCTCCGCACCTGGCCATGGTGGAAACTGTGGCAGAGGGTCAAGCCCCTCCTCAACGTCACCCGCGTCGAGGATGAGATGGCG AAACTCGAGGAGAAGGCTCAAAAGGCCCAGGAGGCTTTTGAGAAGGAAGAGAAACTCCGCAAGGAGGTCGAGGCCCTCAACTCTAAGCTGCTTGAGGAGAAGCAGGCCCTGCTTGCTTCCCTTGAGGGAGAGAAGGGCTCTCTCTCTGAAACCCAGGAGCGTGCCAACAAACTCGCAGCACAAAAGGCTGATCTCGAGGGTCAACTTAGG GACACACAAGACCGTCTCACCCAGGAGGAAGATGCCCGCAACCAGCTATTCCAAGCCAAGAAGAAGTTGGAGCAGGAAATCTCCGGCCTGAAGAAGGATGTAGAAGACCTCGAACTTAGCATCCAGAAGTCTGAGCAAGACAAGGCTACCAAAGACCACCAAATCCGCAACTTGAACGATGAAATCGCCCACCAGGACGAGCTCATCAACAAGCTTAACAAGGAAAAGAAACTTCAAGGAGAATCTAACCAGAAGACCTCCGAGGAGCTGCAAGCCGCCGAAGACAAGGTCAACCACCTCAACAAGGTCAAGCAGAAGCTCGAGCAGACCCTTGATGAGCTCGAAGACTCATTGGAGCGTGAAAAGAAACTGCGCGGTGATGTTGAGAAGCAGAGGAGGAAAGTTGAAGGCGACCTTAAACTTACCCAGGAAGCCGTCTCTGACCTCGAACGCAACAAAAAGGAACTCGAACAAACTATTCAGCGCAAGGACAAGGAAATCTCATCTCTCACCGCCAAGCTCGAAGACGAACAATCTTTGGTCAGCAAGGTCCAGAAACAGATCAAGGAACTGCAAGCCCGCATCGAGGAACTGGAAGAGGAAGTCGAATCCGAACGCCAGGCCCGTGCTAAGGCTGAGAAGCAGCGCGCTGATCTCGCTCGTGAACTCGAGGAGTTGGGTGAGCGTCTCGAGGAAGCCGGTGGTGCCACCTCTGCTCAAATTGAACTCAACAAGAAGCGTGAGGCTGAGCTCAGCAAGCTCCGTCGTGACTTGGAGGAAGCTAACATCCAGCACGAGTCCACCCTCGCCAACCTCCGCAAGAAGCACAACGATGCCGTTGCGGAAATGGGTGAGCAGCTCGACCAGCTCAACAAGCTTAAGGCTAA GGCTGAGAAAGAGCGCTCTCAATACTTTAGCGAAGTCAATGACCTTCGCGCCGGTCTCGACCACTTGTCCAACGAAAAG GCTGCTCAAGAAAAGATCGTCAAGCAACTTCAACACCAGCTCAACGAGGTTCAAGGCAAGGCTGATGAATCCAACCGCACCCTCAATGACCTGGATGCCGCTAAGAAGAAGTTGTCGATTGAGAACTCCGACCTGCTCCGCCAGTTGGAGGAGGCTGAGTCCCAGGTGTCGCAGCTCTCCAAGATTAAGGTGTCGCTCACCACTCAGTTGGAGGACACCAAGAGGCTCGCTGACGAAGAGGCCAGG GAACGCGCTACTTTACTCGGCAAGTTCCGCAACCTCGAACACGACTTGGACAACATCCGCGAGCAAGTGGAAGAGGAAGCCGAAGGCAAGGCTGACCTACAACGTCAACTCTCCAAGGCTAACGCTGAAGCTCAACTCTGGCGCTCCAAGTACGAGTCCGAAGGTGTTGCTCGCTCCGAGGAACTCGAGGAAGCCAAGCGCAAACTTCAAGCCCGTCTTGCCGAAGCCGAAGAAACTATCGAGTCTCTCAACCAGAAGGTTGTTGCTCTCGAGAAGACCAAGCAACGTCTTTCCACCGAAGTCGAGGACTTGCAACTCGAGGTTGACCGTGCCACTGCCATCGCTAACGCTGCTGAGAAGAAACAGAAGGCGTTCGATAAGATCATTGGTGAATGGAAACTCAAGGTTGATGACCTTGCCGCTGAGCTTGATGCCAGCCAGAAGGAATGCCGTAACTACTCTACCGAATTATTCCGCCTTAAGGGTGCCTACGAGGAAGGTCAGGAACAACTCGAGGCCGTACGCCGTGAAAACAAGAACCTCGCTGATGAAGTCAAGGATCTCCTTGACCAGATTGGCGAAGGTGGTCGCAACATCCATGAAATTGAGAAGGCCAGGAAGCGCCTTGAAGCTGAAAAGGATGAACTCCAAGCTGCCCTCGAGGAAGCCGAAGCAGCTCTTGAGCAGGAAGAGAACAAGGTTCTGCGTGCTCAACTCGAGCTGTCTCAAGTCAGACAGGAGATCGACAGGAGGATCCAGGAGAAGGAAGAAGAATTCGAAAACACCCGCAAGAACCACCAACGTGCCTTGGACTCCATGCAAGCTTCCCTTGAAGCTGAAGCTAAGGGCAAGGCTGAGGCCCTGCGCATGAAGAAGAAGTTGGAGGCTGACATCAATGAACTCGAGATCGCTCTCGACCACGCCAACAAAGCTAACGCTGAAGCCCAGAAGAACATTAAACGTTACCAGGCACAGATCAAGGACCTCCAAACTGCCTTGGAAGAAGAACAGCGTGCTCGTGATGATGCCCGTGAACAGCTCGGAATCTCTGAGCGTCGTGCAAACGCCCTCCAAAATGAGCTCGAAGAATCTCGTACGCTCCTTGAACAGGCCGACCGTGCCCGCCGCCAAGCTGAACAAGAACTTGGTGATGCCCACGAACAGCTCAACGAACTCTCTGCTCAAAGCGCTTCCCTCTCTGCCGCTAAGAGGAAACTCGAGTCCGAGCTCCAGACCCTGCACTCTGACCTCGATGAACTCCTTAACGAGGCTAAGAACTCCGAGGAGAAGGCAAAGAAGGCTATGGTTGATGCTGCCAGGCTTGCCGATGAACTCCGTGCTGAGCAAGAACACGCCCAGACACAGGAGAAACTTCGCAAGGCACTTGAACAACAGATCAAGGAATTGCAAGTCAGGCTTGACGAAGCTGAAGCTAACGCGCTCAAGGGAGGCAAGAAGGCCATCCAGAAACTTGAACAAAGAGTCAGGGAGCTTGAAAACGAGCTCGACGGCGAACAGAGGAGGCACGCTGATGCACAGAAGAACCTGCGCAAGGCTGAGAGACGCATCAAGGAATTGACCTTCCAGGCTGAAGAAGACCGCAAGAACCACGAGCGTATGCAGGACCTGGTTGACAAACTGCAGCAGAAGATCAAGACCTACAAGAGGCAGATCGAAGAAGCCGAAGAGATCGCCGCCCTTAACTTGGCTAAGTTCCGTAAGGCACAGCAAGAATTGGAAGAAGCTGAAGAAAGGGCAGACCTTGCCGAGCAAGCTATCAGCAAATTCCGTGGCAAGGGACGCGCGGGATCAGCTGCGAGAGGAGTCAGTCCGgcg CCCCAACGTACGCGCCCCGCCTTCGACGGTTTCGGCACCTTCCCACCAAGGTTCGACCTGGCGCCCGAAAACGATTTCTAA